In a single window of the Anabas testudineus chromosome 17, fAnaTes1.2, whole genome shotgun sequence genome:
- the mmp16b gene encoding matrix metalloproteinase-16 isoform X2, whose translation MTLVSSSKRKPPDCFYAAAFCLHLVLWISCAVSGEETHQFSVEGWLQRYGYLPRTEPGMSVMRSAQTMHSAIAAMQRVYGLNVTGTLDEKTKDWMQKPRCGVPDKFKSASRSRTRRYALTGQKWQRTHITYSIKNVTPKVGARETHDAIRRAFDVWQGVTPLRFEAVPYSALETGRRDVDITIIFASGFHGDSSPFDGEGGFLAHAYFPGPGIGGDTHFDSDEPWTLGNPNHDGNDLFLVAVHELGHALGLEHSNDPTAIMAPFYQYMDTENFKLPHDDLQGIQKIYGPPDRAPQPTRPPPTVPPPRFHPPSDPRKHDRHARPHRPPQGAKPSNPNSKPNICDGGFNTLAILRQELFVFKDQWFWRVRDNSVVPGYPMQINYFWKGLPPKIDAVYENSEGKFVFFKGNRFWVFKDTTLQPSYPQDISLFGSGMPTQSIETAVWWEDVAKTYFFKGDRYWRYNEDMRTMDPGYPKPITIWKGIPDSPQGAFVDKANGFTYFYKGKEYWKFNNQLLRVEPGYPRSILRDFMGCDGLPADPDWDWSPPVAEERHYDNGDVDVVIKLDSVGGTEKAVAIAIPCVLALCMMVLLYTVFQFRRKSTQRHILYCKRSMQEWV comes from the exons ATGACCTTAGTATCCTCCAGTAAAAGAAAACCACCGGATTGCTTTTACGCGGCAGCGTTCTGCTTGCATCTTGTGCTTTGGATTTCGTGTGCCGTGTCCGGAGAGGAGACTCATCAGTTCAGCGTTGAG GGATGGCTACAGAGATATGGCTACCTTCCCCGCACAGAACCGGGAATGTCTGTCATGCGCTCGGCCCAAACCATGCACTCAGCCATTGCTGCCATGCAGCGCGTCTATGGCCTCAATGTCACAGGGACACTGGATGAGAAAACCAAGGA TTGGATGCAAAAGCCTCGCTGTGGAGTTCCGGACAAATTTAAAAGCGCCTCGCGGTCACGGACACGCCGATATGCACTCACAGGGCAGAAGTGGCAGCGTACACACATTACCTACAG TATAAAAAATGTCACGCCTAAGGTGGGCGCACGCGAGACTCACGATGCCATCCGGAGGGCATTTGATGTGTGGCAGGGTGTGACTCCCCTACGCTTTGAGGCCGTTCCATACAGTGCCCTGGAGACTGGCAGGCGTGACGTGGACATCACCATCATCTTCGCTTCGGGTTTTCATGGTGACAGCTCACCGTTCGACGGGGAGGGAGGATTCCTCGCCCACGCCTATTTCCCTGGCCCAGGCATAGGAGGGGACACACACTTTGACTCAGATGAACCATGGACTCTAGGGAACCCCAACCATGATG GTAATGATCTGTTCTTGGTTGCGGTTCATGAGCTGGGCCATGCCCTCGGCCTGGAGCACTCTAATGACCCGACTGCTATCATGGCTCCTTTCTACCAGTACATGGACACAGAGAACTTCAAACTACCTCACGATGACCTACAGGGCATCCAGAAAATCTATG gtcCACCAGATAGAGCCCCGCAGCCTACCAGGCCCCCACCCACCGTTCCTCCTCCCCGCTTCCACCCTCCGTCAGACCCCCGCAAGCATGACCGCCATGCCAGACCCCACCGCCCTCCACAGGGGGCCAAGCCCTCCAATCCCAACTCCAAACCCAACATCTGTGATGGAGGCTTCAACACTCTGGCCATCCTCCGTCAGGAGCTTTTTGTCTTCAAG GACCAGTGGTTTTGGAGGGTACGGGACAACTCAGTCGTCCCTGGATACCCCATGCAGATCAACTACTTCTGGAAAGGCTTGCCGCCCAAAATTGATGCCGTCTATGAAAACAGTGAAGGaaaatttgtctttttcaaag gaAACCGTTTCTGGGTCTTCAAGGACACAACTCTGCAGCCTTCGTACCCTCAGGACATCTCGCTGTTCGGGAGCGGCATGCCCACTCAGAGTATCGAGACAGCTGTCTGGTGGGAAGATGTCGCCAAAACCTACTTCTTCAAAGGAGACAG ATACTGGAGGTATAATGAGGACATGAGGACCATGGACCCAGGTTATCCCAAACCTATCACCATCTGGAAGGGCATCCCAGACTCTCCGCAGGGTGCTTTTGTGGATAAGGCCAATG GCTTCACCTACTTTTACAAGGGAAAGGAGTACTGGAAGTTCAATAACCAGCTTCTTCGTGTGGAGCCCGGCTACCCAAGATCCATCCTAAGGGACTTCATGGGCTGCGATGGCCTACCCGCAGACCCGGACTGGGACTGGAGCCCCCCTGTGGCAGAGGAGCGCCACTATGACAACGGTGATGTGGACGTTGTCATCAAACTGGACAGCGTGGGGGGCACGGAGAAGGCAGTTGCCATTGCTATCCCCTGTGTCCTGGCGCTGTGCATGATGGTCCTCCTCTACACCGTTTTCCAATTCAGGAGGAAGAGCACGCAGCgccacatactgtactgcaAGCGCTCCATGCAGGAGTGGGTGTGA
- the LOC113171563 gene encoding phosphotriesterase-related protein-like: MSELTGKVQTVLGLVDPDQLGRTMTHEHLTYKHLTTKFDFMYVPPPPGDEAVAENPFQMQHMHWLQQNPYSCHENLQLKKDNDAVRDELLAYKKAGGGTVVENTTTGIDRDVSSLRQLAKDTGVHIIAGAGYYVDCTHTDATKKMSVEKLTDTIVSEVIHGADGTDIRCGVIGEIGTGWPITDSEKKVLQATAHAQAQLGCPVIIHPGRNHAAPAEIVRILQEAGGDISKTVMSHLDRTIFDEGELLEFANVGSYLEYDLFGTEMLNYPFNLEVDMPSDSQRVKILAFLVKEGYEDKIVVAHDIHTRNRLTINGGHGYSHILKNIVPKMLTRGISQHQVDKILIENPKHWLTFK; the protein is encoded by the exons ATGTCAGAGCTAACCGGGAAGGTCCAAACAGTCCTGGGTCTGGTGGATCCAGATCAGCTAGGCCGCACCATGACCCACGAACATCTGACCTACAAGCACCTGACCACAAAGTTCGATTTCATGTACGTACCTCCTCCTCCAGGCGATGAGGCAGTGGCGGAGAACCCGTTCCAAATGCAACACATGCACTGGCTGCAACAAAACCCCTACAGCTGCCACGAGAACCTGCAGCTGAAGAAGGATAATGACGCTGTGCGGGATGAGCTGCTGGCCTACAAGAAAGCTGGAGGTGGCACAGTGGTGGAGAACACGACCACAGGCATTGACCGGGACGTGTCATCCCTGAGGCAGCTGGCTAAAGACACCGGGGTCCACATTATTGCAGGAGCAGGGTACTATGTGGACTGCACCCACACTGACGCCACCAAGAAAATGAGTGTGGAGAAG CTGACCGACACCATTGTCAGTGAGGTGATTCATGGCGCAGACGGAACCGACATCCGCTGTGGTGTGATCGGAGAGATCGGCACCGGCTGGCCCATCACAGACAGCGAGAAGAAGGTGCTGCAGGCCACAGCTCATGCTCAGGCTCAGCTCGGGTGCCCCGTTATCATTCACCCCGGCAGGAATCACGCCGCTCCCGCAGAAATAGTCCGGATTCTCCAGGAGGCCGGTGGTGACATCAGCAAAACTGTCATGTCTCACCTGGACAG GACTATATTTGATGAGGGTGAACTGCTCGAGTTTGCTAATGTGGGGAGTTACCTGGAGTATGATCTATTCGGAACAGAGATGCTGAACTACCCATTTAACCTGGAGGTGGACATGCCCAGTGACAGCCAGAGAGTCAAGAT CTTGGCGTTCCTGGTAAAGGAGGGCTACGAGGACAAGATCGTGGTCGCACACGACATCCACACCAGGAACCGTCTGACCATCAACGGCGGTCACGGCTACTCTCACATTTTGAAGAACATCGTGCCGAAGATGCTGACGAGAGGCATCTCTCAGCACCAGGTGGATAAAATCCTCATCGAGAACCCAAAACACTGGCTGACCTTCAAATAG
- the mmp16b gene encoding matrix metalloproteinase-16 isoform X1: MTLVSSSKRKPPDCFYAAAFCLHLVLWISCAVSGEETHQFSVEGWLQRYGYLPRTEPGMSVMRSAQTMHSAIAAMQRVYGLNVTGTLDEKTKDDITLSWMQKPRCGVPDKFKSASRSRTRRYALTGQKWQRTHITYSIKNVTPKVGARETHDAIRRAFDVWQGVTPLRFEAVPYSALETGRRDVDITIIFASGFHGDSSPFDGEGGFLAHAYFPGPGIGGDTHFDSDEPWTLGNPNHDGNDLFLVAVHELGHALGLEHSNDPTAIMAPFYQYMDTENFKLPHDDLQGIQKIYGPPDRAPQPTRPPPTVPPPRFHPPSDPRKHDRHARPHRPPQGAKPSNPNSKPNICDGGFNTLAILRQELFVFKDQWFWRVRDNSVVPGYPMQINYFWKGLPPKIDAVYENSEGKFVFFKGNRFWVFKDTTLQPSYPQDISLFGSGMPTQSIETAVWWEDVAKTYFFKGDRYWRYNEDMRTMDPGYPKPITIWKGIPDSPQGAFVDKANGFTYFYKGKEYWKFNNQLLRVEPGYPRSILRDFMGCDGLPADPDWDWSPPVAEERHYDNGDVDVVIKLDSVGGTEKAVAIAIPCVLALCMMVLLYTVFQFRRKSTQRHILYCKRSMQEWV, from the exons ATGACCTTAGTATCCTCCAGTAAAAGAAAACCACCGGATTGCTTTTACGCGGCAGCGTTCTGCTTGCATCTTGTGCTTTGGATTTCGTGTGCCGTGTCCGGAGAGGAGACTCATCAGTTCAGCGTTGAG GGATGGCTACAGAGATATGGCTACCTTCCCCGCACAGAACCGGGAATGTCTGTCATGCGCTCGGCCCAAACCATGCACTCAGCCATTGCTGCCATGCAGCGCGTCTATGGCCTCAATGTCACAGGGACACTGGATGAGAAAACCAAGGA TGATATCACGCTGAG TTGGATGCAAAAGCCTCGCTGTGGAGTTCCGGACAAATTTAAAAGCGCCTCGCGGTCACGGACACGCCGATATGCACTCACAGGGCAGAAGTGGCAGCGTACACACATTACCTACAG TATAAAAAATGTCACGCCTAAGGTGGGCGCACGCGAGACTCACGATGCCATCCGGAGGGCATTTGATGTGTGGCAGGGTGTGACTCCCCTACGCTTTGAGGCCGTTCCATACAGTGCCCTGGAGACTGGCAGGCGTGACGTGGACATCACCATCATCTTCGCTTCGGGTTTTCATGGTGACAGCTCACCGTTCGACGGGGAGGGAGGATTCCTCGCCCACGCCTATTTCCCTGGCCCAGGCATAGGAGGGGACACACACTTTGACTCAGATGAACCATGGACTCTAGGGAACCCCAACCATGATG GTAATGATCTGTTCTTGGTTGCGGTTCATGAGCTGGGCCATGCCCTCGGCCTGGAGCACTCTAATGACCCGACTGCTATCATGGCTCCTTTCTACCAGTACATGGACACAGAGAACTTCAAACTACCTCACGATGACCTACAGGGCATCCAGAAAATCTATG gtcCACCAGATAGAGCCCCGCAGCCTACCAGGCCCCCACCCACCGTTCCTCCTCCCCGCTTCCACCCTCCGTCAGACCCCCGCAAGCATGACCGCCATGCCAGACCCCACCGCCCTCCACAGGGGGCCAAGCCCTCCAATCCCAACTCCAAACCCAACATCTGTGATGGAGGCTTCAACACTCTGGCCATCCTCCGTCAGGAGCTTTTTGTCTTCAAG GACCAGTGGTTTTGGAGGGTACGGGACAACTCAGTCGTCCCTGGATACCCCATGCAGATCAACTACTTCTGGAAAGGCTTGCCGCCCAAAATTGATGCCGTCTATGAAAACAGTGAAGGaaaatttgtctttttcaaag gaAACCGTTTCTGGGTCTTCAAGGACACAACTCTGCAGCCTTCGTACCCTCAGGACATCTCGCTGTTCGGGAGCGGCATGCCCACTCAGAGTATCGAGACAGCTGTCTGGTGGGAAGATGTCGCCAAAACCTACTTCTTCAAAGGAGACAG ATACTGGAGGTATAATGAGGACATGAGGACCATGGACCCAGGTTATCCCAAACCTATCACCATCTGGAAGGGCATCCCAGACTCTCCGCAGGGTGCTTTTGTGGATAAGGCCAATG GCTTCACCTACTTTTACAAGGGAAAGGAGTACTGGAAGTTCAATAACCAGCTTCTTCGTGTGGAGCCCGGCTACCCAAGATCCATCCTAAGGGACTTCATGGGCTGCGATGGCCTACCCGCAGACCCGGACTGGGACTGGAGCCCCCCTGTGGCAGAGGAGCGCCACTATGACAACGGTGATGTGGACGTTGTCATCAAACTGGACAGCGTGGGGGGCACGGAGAAGGCAGTTGCCATTGCTATCCCCTGTGTCCTGGCGCTGTGCATGATGGTCCTCCTCTACACCGTTTTCCAATTCAGGAGGAAGAGCACGCAGCgccacatactgtactgcaAGCGCTCCATGCAGGAGTGGGTGTGA
- the LOC113171566 gene encoding phosphotriesterase-related protein: MSELRGKVQTVLGLVDPDQLGRTMTHEHLTMSFECCYVPPAAGDEAAAEDPFHMQHMHWLQQNPYSCHANLQLKKDISAVRDELLAYRKAGGGTIVENTTTGIDRDMSSLRQLAKDTGVHIIAGAGYYVDITHTEATKKMSVEKLTDIIISEVIHGADGTDIRCGVIGEIGTGWPITDSEKKVLQATAHAQAQLGCPVIIHPGRNRAAPAEIVRILQEAGGDISKTVMSHLDRTIFDEGELLEFANLGSYLEYDLFGTEMLNYPFNLEVDMPSDSQRVKILAFLVKEGYEDKIVVAHDIHTRNRLTINGGHGYSHILKNIVPKMLTRGISQHQVDKILIENPKHWLTFK, translated from the exons ATGTCAGAGCTAAGAGGGAAGGTCCAAACAGTCCTGGGTCTGGTGGATCCAGACCAGCTGGGCCGCACCATGACCCACGAACACCTGACAATGAGCTTTGAATGCTGCTATGTCCCTCCTGCTGCAGGCGATGAGGCAGCGGCAGAGGACCCGTTCCACATGCAACACATGCACTGGCTGCAACAAAACCCCTACAGCTGCCACGCGAACCTGCAGCTGAAGAAAGATATCAGTGCTGTGCGGGACGAACTGCTGGCCTACAGGAAGGCTGGCGGGGGCACCATAGTAGAGAACACCACAACAGGCATTGACCGGGACATGTCATCCCTGAGGCAGCTGGCTAAAGACACCGGGGTCCACATTATTGCAGGAGCAGGGTACTACGTGGACATCACCCACACTGAAGCCACCAAGAAAATGAGTGTGGAGAAG CTGACCGACATCATTATCAGTGAGGTGATTCATGGTGCAGACGGCACCGACATCCGCTGTGGTGTGATTGGAGAGATCGGCACCGGCTGGCCCATCACAGACAGCGAGAAGAAGGTGCTGCAGGCCACAGCTCATGCTCAGGCTCAGCTCGGGTGCCCTGTTATCATTCATCCCGGCAGGAACCGTGCTGCTCCGGCAGAAATAGTCCGGATTCTCCAGGAGGCCGGTGGTGACATCAGCAAAACTGTCATGTCTCACTTGGACAG GACTATATTTGATGAGGGTGAACTGCTCGAGTTTGCTAATCTGGGGAGTTACCTGGAGTATGATCTATTCGGAACAGAGATGCTAAACTACCCATTTAACCTGGAGGTGGACATGCCCAGTGACAGCCAGAGAGTCAAGAT CTTGGCGTTCCTGGTAAAGGAGGGCTACGAGGACAAGATCGTTGTCGCACACGACATCCACACCAGGAACCGTCTGACCATCAACGGCGGTCACGGCTACTCTCACATTTTGAAGAACATCGTGCCGAAGATGCTGACGAGAGGCATCTCTCAGCACCAGGTGGATAAAATCCTCATCGAGAACCCAAAACACTGGCTGAccttcaaataa